In Pseudoxanthomonas indica, the following are encoded in one genomic region:
- a CDS encoding phage portal protein, with translation MENSAQIARDRLSSILAVDQVERERAPRAAVPAVDVDSSDAVRMGEIFGVVPTAAGAVVSPSSSMRVSSVYAAVRLIAGAIATTPCSFYRRTKDGREKANDHDYWWLFNEQPCGRFTAATMWEFLATQMLLRGDGIAYLVRENRYSPQVTGVIPVPRDQVDIFRVGDELRYRIYDQLPDGSWGYFVALQDDVLHFPGFGFDGVCSMSVIQWGARQATGIAIKADEHAGSTFSGGASVQYAVKVPGKMTKPQQDDFREAWVAKYGAGNGVSKIPLILTEGLAVEQLSMTSADAQLLESRKFQVVDIARAFGVPPHMVGETSASTSWGSGIEQMSLGFMKWGMRPHLVRWGQELNRKLFPVRATYFAEFNVDGHLEGDSKAQAEYFGKALGGPGACGWMTSNEVRALKNLPPLPGGDKLFDPTKAAAKPTPKTQDEPQEPEPA, from the coding sequence ATGGAAAACTCTGCACAGATCGCCCGCGATCGCCTTAGCTCGATCCTCGCCGTCGACCAGGTCGAGCGGGAGCGAGCGCCGCGCGCAGCCGTGCCCGCGGTGGACGTGGACTCGAGCGACGCCGTGCGGATGGGAGAGATCTTTGGCGTCGTGCCGACCGCGGCTGGCGCTGTGGTCAGCCCGTCCTCGTCGATGCGTGTGTCGTCTGTTTATGCTGCCGTGCGCTTGATCGCCGGCGCCATCGCGACGACGCCGTGCAGCTTCTACCGACGCACGAAGGACGGCCGGGAAAAGGCGAACGACCACGATTACTGGTGGCTCTTCAATGAGCAGCCCTGCGGCCGGTTCACCGCTGCGACCATGTGGGAGTTTCTTGCGACGCAAATGCTGCTGCGCGGAGATGGCATCGCCTATCTCGTTCGCGAGAACCGCTACAGCCCGCAGGTGACCGGCGTCATCCCGGTCCCGCGAGATCAGGTGGACATCTTCCGGGTGGGTGACGAGCTGCGTTATCGCATCTACGACCAACTTCCGGACGGCAGTTGGGGCTACTTCGTCGCTTTGCAGGATGACGTACTGCACTTCCCGGGCTTCGGCTTCGACGGGGTTTGCAGCATGAGCGTCATCCAGTGGGGCGCACGCCAGGCCACGGGGATCGCGATCAAGGCCGATGAGCATGCTGGCTCGACCTTCTCCGGCGGCGCCTCGGTGCAGTACGCAGTGAAGGTGCCGGGGAAGATGACCAAGCCCCAGCAGGACGACTTCCGCGAAGCGTGGGTAGCGAAGTACGGAGCAGGGAACGGAGTCAGCAAAATTCCGCTCATCCTGACGGAAGGACTGGCCGTCGAGCAGCTCTCCATGACGTCAGCGGACGCGCAGCTTCTCGAGTCGCGCAAGTTCCAGGTCGTCGACATTGCACGAGCGTTCGGCGTGCCACCGCACATGGTCGGCGAGACCTCCGCATCGACTAGCTGGGGCTCTGGTATCGAGCAGATGAGCCTCGGCTTCATGAAGTGGGGCATGCGCCCCCACCTGGTTCGCTGGGGTCAAGAGCTCAATAGGAAGCTTTTCCCTGTGCGTGCCACCTACTTCGCAGAGTTCAACGTTGACGGTCACCTGGAGGGCGACAGCAAAGCTCAGGCCGAGTACTTCGGGAAGGCGCTCGGCGGCCCTGGTGCGTGTGGCTGGATGACCAGCAACGAAGTCCGCGCTCTGAAGAATCTCCCGCCGTTGCCTGGGGGAGACAAGCTCTTCGATCCCACGAAGGCGGCAGCAAAGCCGACCCCGAAAACCCAGGATGAACCGCAGGAGCCGGAACCCGCATGA
- a CDS encoding terminase large subunit, with amino-acid sequence MAKKKTPATSSPGTDDGQRDYVAIALAYAEEAIADKKGRKFGKLMRLAAQRFIGDLKRAKKRGAPFHFDEWHACDACDFIEKLPHVEGVWKNPDGTMQSEIRLHPSHVFFVVQLFGFRNPDGTRRFTSALFAVARKNAKSTLAAAILLYCECCEDEPGAQVISAATTFPQASIIFNVAKRMAEKTPDLREAFGLQIFAKSVARLDTGASFKPIHAKASTQDGLNPSHVGLDEIHAHKTADLLNVLTSAAGARSCPLWLYTTTEGYTNPGPWAEIRQFAKQLLQGVFGHSADHFLALFFAVDDDDDEFDEAAWVKANPLIDSNPHLLTAIRKEAVEAKAMPSKLAEFKIKRLNRPASSATAWVDLLKWKKCKGDVFLDELEKYPCTAALDLASTTDMVAWRLVWEVGDLRVTWGRRWVPEDAVAQRTARGTVPYAGWVAAGLLTLTEGEVTDYNVVEAAIREDIERFKPYAIAYDRWNAQELANRLIEDGHPLLEFVQGTKSYHPAMKELERLYRARKLVHDADPVLEWCASNMVAKTDQNLNTAPDKKKSADKIDDMAALLMAIGVGLTPTESDDIEQGFVVM; translated from the coding sequence GTGGCAAAGAAGAAAACTCCGGCAACAAGTTCGCCAGGAACGGACGACGGCCAGCGTGACTACGTCGCAATCGCCCTGGCATATGCCGAGGAAGCGATTGCGGACAAGAAGGGCAGGAAGTTCGGCAAGCTCATGCGCCTGGCGGCGCAGCGGTTCATTGGCGACCTGAAGCGAGCCAAAAAGCGTGGCGCGCCGTTCCACTTCGACGAGTGGCATGCCTGCGACGCCTGCGACTTCATCGAGAAGCTCCCCCACGTTGAGGGCGTTTGGAAGAATCCCGACGGGACGATGCAGTCAGAGATTCGGCTGCATCCATCGCACGTGTTCTTTGTGGTGCAGCTGTTCGGATTCCGCAACCCGGACGGCACCCGCCGATTCACGTCAGCGCTCTTCGCGGTGGCGCGCAAGAACGCGAAATCCACGCTGGCGGCGGCGATTCTGCTCTACTGCGAGTGCTGCGAGGACGAGCCGGGCGCGCAGGTAATCAGCGCGGCGACCACGTTTCCGCAAGCATCGATCATCTTTAACGTCGCGAAGCGGATGGCCGAGAAGACCCCGGACCTCCGGGAAGCCTTCGGCCTCCAGATCTTCGCGAAGTCGGTCGCGCGCCTGGACACCGGCGCCAGCTTCAAGCCGATTCACGCCAAGGCGAGCACGCAGGACGGCTTGAACCCGTCGCATGTAGGACTGGACGAGATCCATGCCCACAAGACGGCGGACCTGCTGAACGTGCTCACCTCTGCCGCGGGTGCGCGCAGCTGTCCGCTGTGGCTCTACACGACAACAGAGGGATACACGAACCCCGGCCCTTGGGCCGAGATTCGGCAGTTCGCGAAGCAACTACTGCAAGGGGTGTTCGGCCACTCCGCCGACCACTTCCTCGCGCTGTTCTTCGCCGTGGACGATGACGACGACGAGTTCGACGAGGCCGCATGGGTCAAGGCGAACCCGCTGATCGACAGCAATCCGCATCTTCTGACCGCTATCCGGAAGGAGGCGGTCGAAGCGAAGGCCATGCCGAGCAAGCTGGCCGAGTTCAAGATCAAACGCCTGAATCGCCCGGCGAGCTCGGCGACCGCGTGGGTCGACCTGCTGAAGTGGAAGAAGTGCAAGGGCGACGTCTTCCTGGACGAGCTGGAGAAGTACCCCTGCACCGCGGCGCTTGACCTGGCGTCGACGACGGACATGGTTGCGTGGCGGCTGGTCTGGGAAGTCGGCGACCTACGGGTGACGTGGGGCCGGCGGTGGGTGCCGGAGGACGCGGTGGCGCAGCGCACGGCGCGCGGGACTGTGCCCTATGCCGGTTGGGTGGCTGCCGGCCTGCTCACCCTTACCGAGGGTGAGGTGACCGACTACAACGTGGTCGAGGCGGCGATCCGGGAGGACATCGAACGCTTCAAGCCGTACGCCATCGCGTACGACCGCTGGAATGCGCAAGAGCTGGCGAATCGCCTTATCGAAGACGGGCATCCGCTGCTGGAGTTCGTGCAGGGGACGAAGTCCTATCACCCAGCAATGAAGGAACTCGAACGACTGTATCGAGCTCGGAAGCTGGTGCATGACGCCGACCCCGTACTCGAGTGGTGCGCCTCGAACATGGTCGCTAAGACCGACCAGAACTTGAACACGGCCCCGGACAAGAAGAAGTCCGCGGACAAGATCGACGACATGGCTGCTCTCCTGATGGCGATAGGCGTGGGCCTGACCCCGACGGAGAGCGACGACATTGAACAAGGCTTCGTGGTGATGTGA